CCAGCTGATCTCCAGAGAGGGCAGTACAGTAATACAATAGCCGCTCCCCGAAAAAGCCCTTATCCGAGTTCTGCATTTCTATATCAATCCACCTGCCATCAGAAGATTTTGCCTTGATATCCAGTATGGTTTCTTTGGCATTGAGGATGGTCTGGATGTTGAAAGGATTTTTAATCACAAGGTCTGTGATCAAAGGGAATCCAGAGTTTTTCATAACGGCATTGATGAAATCAATGAGAATGGGCTTATGCTCTTCCTTGCCGAAGAGATATTTTATGAAGATATCCGATGTGGGTTTTACATAAAAATCCGTGAGCATCTGGTTCAAGGGGGCCTCCCGCTGGTTGCTGATTCATATGGCGGGAAGAAGCATAGCCTGAAAAAGRGGCACCTTCCGGCACAGAATCCGATGTAGTGACTATTGATGAGCGCAGGTATCTGCTTGAAGATTTCAGTGAAGAAGGTCGTCAGCAGCTTTTGAACCTTCGCACCGCCGATGCAGAGCTGAAAAGGCTCAAAGATCAGGAAGCCATAGCCCATACAGCTCGTGAATCCTACGGTCGTGCCCTGGCAGAGGCCATTAAGTCTGCCCGTCCTGTAACGGTACAGTAGGTGTGAAAAAAAGGTTCAGCCCTCCTTGAACCCCCTTACCGCCTTATCGGGTGGTGGGGGGGAGGCTTGTCATTAGCTCTTGCGCCTTTAATGCGTGTGGCTTCGGTGTGAGAGAGTGTGACTCATACAAAAAGAAAAGGTGGAAGCATTATCAGAAAGCTGTCTTGCTTCCCACTTCTCACTCCCCACTTCCCACTGTCCCTTTTTCAGGCTATGCTTCTTCCCGCCATATGAATCAGCAACCAGCGGGAGGCCCCCTTGAACCAGAT
This region of Desulfobotulus mexicanus genomic DNA includes:
- a CDS encoding Rpn family recombination-promoting nuclease/putative transposase, translated to MLTDFYVKPTSDIFIKYLFGKEEHKPILIDFINAVMKNSGFPLITDLVIKNPFNIQTILNAKETILDIKAKSSDGRWIDIEMQNSDKGFFGERLLYYCTALSGDQL
- a CDS encoding DUF6447 family protein, which gives rise to MTIDERRYLLEDFSEEGRQQLLNLRTADAELKRLKDQEAIAHTARESYGRALAEAIKSARPVTVQ